The following proteins are co-located in the Aurantiacibacter atlanticus genome:
- a CDS encoding tyrosine-type recombinase/integrase, protein MVTLGCAGMAAGALSAPAARAAARSLLIKATLADLPTAPAKRRVPLFADYVEEFWQDYSPHWKPATQRSSRSRIDQLLVPRFGELPVDMIERGDINRWRDSMAERGGTFNRAIPIMSVMMQYAEKLGYRAKNTNPCRGVSRFKRDLPERYLSADEYRKLGRVLAEHDGGNPFVVPALLMLVYTGARVSEIATLRWRYVQPPRLQLPDSKTGPKTIYLNPQAIAVLDGLERRADGLLVFPAMRREAPINLGQYWDRIRRKAALPDVRLHDLRHSFASVAIAQHIPLATIGKLLGHALPETTARYAHLADEVIAESADRICSNLAGAMGMAA, encoded by the coding sequence ATGGTGACGCTTGGTTGCGCGGGCATGGCGGCAGGTGCGCTGAGCGCGCCCGCCGCGCGCGCTGCCGCGCGCAGTTTGCTCATCAAGGCTACGCTTGCCGACCTTCCCACCGCGCCCGCGAAGAGGCGAGTGCCACTGTTCGCTGATTATGTCGAAGAGTTCTGGCAGGATTATTCGCCGCATTGGAAGCCAGCGACGCAGAGATCGTCGCGTTCGCGCATCGATCAGTTGCTCGTCCCTAGGTTCGGTGAGCTGCCTGTCGACATGATTGAACGCGGAGATATCAACCGCTGGCGAGATAGCATGGCGGAGCGGGGAGGGACCTTCAATCGCGCCATCCCCATTATGTCGGTGATGATGCAGTATGCCGAGAAGCTGGGTTACCGGGCTAAGAACACCAACCCGTGTCGCGGTGTCTCGCGTTTCAAGCGCGACCTTCCCGAGCGCTACCTTTCCGCCGACGAATATCGCAAGCTGGGGCGCGTTCTGGCCGAACACGACGGCGGCAATCCGTTCGTTGTTCCGGCGCTGCTCATGCTTGTATACACTGGCGCTCGGGTCTCCGAAATCGCAACCTTGCGCTGGCGGTATGTCCAGCCTCCACGGCTGCAATTGCCAGACAGCAAGACTGGCCCGAAGACGATCTATCTTAATCCGCAAGCCATCGCAGTGCTTGATGGACTGGAACGTCGTGCCGATGGGCTGCTGGTCTTTCCTGCCATGCGTCGCGAGGCTCCGATCAATCTCGGTCAGTACTGGGATCGCATCAGGCGCAAGGCTGCGCTGCCCGACGTGCGGCTTCACGATCTGCGCCACAGCTTTGCCTCGGTTGCCATCGCTCAACACATTCCACTGGCGACAATCGGCAAGCTCCTTGGCCACGCTCTTCCGGAAACGACTGCACGATATGCGCACTTGGCCGATGAAGTGATTGCGGAAAGCGCCGATCGCATCTGCTCCAATCTCGCCGGTGCCATGGGGATGGCTGCATGA
- a CDS encoding Eco57I restriction-modification methylase domain-containing protein — translation MPAPKIISDLVERFRLHKDAYQASSYNETQVRREFIDPFFKALGWDIDNEQGYAEAYKDVVHEDALKIGGNTKAPDYAFRIGGTRKFFLEAKKPSVNIKQDVGPAFQIRRYAWSAKLSLSILTDFEEFAVYDCRVKPEKNDKASIARTAYFTFEDYIDKWDEIAEIFSREAVLKGSFDKYAADNRRKRGTAEVDDAFLAEIENWRSMLAKNIALRNRQLDVRELNAAVQRIIDRIVFLRIAEDRGIEKYGQLQSIADKKGIYEGLTALFRKADDRYNSGLFHFKKGDGSPETLDTFTLDLEIDDKVLKPVIKNLYYPESPYEFSVLPADILGQVYERFLGKVIRLSGSRATIEEKPEVKKAGGVYYTPSYVVNHIVAKTLEPLLAGKTPAQASGQDGRVKNAAPLRVVDPACGSGSFLIGAYQFLLDWYRDAYVSEGPQKHLGGKDPKLLEVGEDDWRLTIAERRRILLAHIYGVDIDPQAVEVTKLSLLLKVLEGETADAMARQMDLFRIRALPDLGENIKCGNSLIGPDFYQQISSDLFGEEDLYRINSFDWKSEFPFFKTEGGFGAVIGNPPWVSLTGKFGNDILSNEEQEHLIRKFDGNTYMPNMYEYFISMGLTITKDGGRFSFIVPDRFGKNDQFLGLRQKILKNVALGEVLYRAPFPGVTADTLIFGIENRKPSSREKTLIGDYTGHRRSIPQASLLNGANRFRFEDLDALALGKALVRLEASGTAKPLGQLIQTTSGFGGKSTMITNARQNAKQIEVLKGASISKFRVGNPLYFDFDKKNITGRTTDKAKLGWSPKLLIRKTGSRLIAAFDESGIFPEQSLYFTFGDSSISEHYLLALLNSRLIGYIFAERMLTNQDSIAQVKKVDLDALPIVMEDQIGDGKNRVDLVAEAARSICSSLAAHDGAKSEQVRAVHRRTIKASLESIDQHIYDLYALTPEERAEVDDWDGHLELSF, via the coding sequence ATGCCTGCACCAAAGATAATCAGTGATCTAGTTGAACGCTTCCGCCTTCACAAAGATGCTTACCAAGCCAGCTCCTACAACGAAACTCAGGTCCGTAGGGAGTTCATCGACCCGTTCTTCAAGGCTCTCGGTTGGGACATCGACAACGAGCAGGGCTATGCTGAAGCTTACAAGGATGTGGTGCATGAAGATGCACTCAAGATCGGTGGGAATACCAAGGCGCCCGACTATGCCTTCCGTATTGGAGGCACGCGAAAGTTTTTTCTGGAAGCGAAAAAGCCATCGGTAAACATAAAGCAGGACGTTGGCCCAGCCTTCCAAATTCGCAGGTATGCCTGGAGCGCCAAGCTATCTCTTTCGATTCTCACCGATTTTGAAGAGTTCGCCGTCTACGATTGCCGGGTCAAACCCGAGAAGAATGACAAGGCCAGCATTGCTCGGACGGCGTATTTCACCTTTGAAGATTACATCGACAAGTGGGATGAAATCGCTGAGATTTTCTCACGCGAAGCTGTCTTAAAGGGATCCTTCGATAAATACGCTGCCGACAACCGGCGGAAGCGAGGGACGGCCGAAGTCGATGATGCGTTTCTCGCGGAGATCGAAAACTGGCGGAGTATGCTCGCCAAGAACATAGCCCTTAGAAATCGACAGCTTGACGTAAGGGAACTCAATGCTGCGGTTCAGAGAATTATCGATCGCATTGTGTTCCTTCGGATCGCGGAAGACCGAGGAATAGAGAAGTATGGTCAGCTTCAAAGCATTGCTGACAAAAAGGGCATCTACGAGGGTCTAACTGCCCTGTTTCGCAAGGCGGATGATCGATACAATTCCGGGCTGTTTCACTTCAAAAAGGGAGACGGATCACCTGAAACTCTGGACACGTTCACCCTCGACCTTGAGATAGACGACAAAGTTCTCAAGCCGGTAATCAAGAATCTGTATTACCCAGAGAGTCCGTACGAGTTCTCAGTTCTGCCAGCGGATATTCTTGGGCAGGTCTACGAGCGTTTTCTCGGAAAGGTCATTCGGCTCTCTGGCTCTCGCGCCACCATTGAAGAAAAGCCAGAAGTCAAAAAGGCCGGCGGCGTATATTACACGCCCAGCTACGTGGTGAATCACATTGTTGCCAAGACTCTGGAGCCCTTGCTTGCTGGAAAAACACCGGCTCAGGCGTCTGGTCAGGATGGAAGAGTCAAGAACGCAGCCCCCCTTCGAGTTGTGGATCCCGCGTGTGGGTCAGGTTCGTTTCTGATTGGGGCATACCAGTTCTTACTAGATTGGTATCGCGATGCTTACGTGAGCGAGGGGCCACAAAAACACTTGGGCGGAAAAGACCCGAAACTGTTGGAGGTCGGTGAAGATGACTGGCGCCTAACCATCGCAGAGCGTCGACGTATCCTCTTGGCGCACATTTATGGTGTAGACATCGATCCACAGGCGGTCGAAGTGACCAAACTTTCACTACTTCTAAAGGTGCTCGAAGGCGAGACCGCAGACGCAATGGCTCGTCAAATGGACCTGTTCCGCATTCGGGCACTTCCCGATCTCGGAGAGAACATCAAATGCGGGAACTCCCTAATTGGTCCGGACTTTTACCAGCAGATTTCAAGCGATCTGTTCGGTGAAGAAGACTTATATCGCATCAACAGTTTTGATTGGAAGTCCGAGTTTCCCTTTTTCAAGACTGAAGGCGGTTTCGGCGCTGTAATCGGAAATCCACCATGGGTATCTTTGACGGGGAAGTTCGGGAACGACATTCTTTCAAATGAAGAACAAGAGCACCTCATAAGGAAGTTTGACGGAAATACGTACATGCCGAACATGTATGAATACTTCATTTCCATGGGGCTCACGATAACCAAAGATGGCGGCAGATTTAGCTTCATCGTGCCGGACCGTTTTGGAAAGAACGACCAATTCTTGGGGCTCAGGCAAAAGATTTTGAAGAATGTGGCCCTAGGGGAGGTGCTATATCGTGCGCCATTCCCTGGTGTCACCGCCGATACGCTGATCTTCGGAATCGAGAACAGAAAGCCAAGCTCTCGCGAAAAAACTTTGATCGGGGACTACACCGGGCATAGACGGTCGATTCCTCAGGCGTCTCTCCTGAATGGGGCTAACCGTTTCCGGTTTGAGGATCTTGATGCTCTAGCCTTAGGGAAAGCGTTGGTACGACTGGAGGCGAGCGGGACGGCAAAACCGCTTGGACAGCTTATTCAAACGACTTCTGGGTTCGGTGGGAAATCAACCATGATTACCAATGCCCGTCAGAATGCGAAACAGATTGAGGTACTAAAGGGTGCATCCATATCAAAATTTCGGGTCGGGAACCCACTTTATTTTGATTTCGATAAAAAGAATATAACGGGCCGAACAACTGATAAGGCCAAGTTAGGCTGGAGCCCAAAATTACTGATCCGAAAAACTGGATCTCGTCTCATCGCAGCTTTTGATGAAAGTGGTATCTTCCCTGAGCAGTCTTTGTATTTCACTTTCGGCGACTCGAGCATAAGCGAGCACTATCTTCTTGCACTGCTCAACTCTCGCCTAATTGGCTACATCTTTGCCGAGCGGATGCTGACCAATCAGGACAGCATCGCACAAGTGAAGAAGGTAGACCTTGATGCCCTCCCAATTGTGATGGAAGATCAAATCGGTGATGGTAAAAACCGCGTCGACTTAGTTGCTGAAGCGGCAAGATCGATTTGCTCGTCTTTGGCTGCGCATGATGGTGCGAAAAGCGAACAAGTGAGAGCGGTTCACCGACGCACAATCAAGGCCAGCCTCGAGAGTATCGATCAGCATATATACGACCTCTACGCTTTGACGCCTGAGGAGCGCGCTGAAGTAGATGATTGGGACGGGCATCTAGAACTAAGCTTTTAG
- a CDS encoding single-stranded DNA-binding protein has protein sequence MTNIAILTGRIARDPDTRETKGGTNVTGITVVTDRPARDKDGKTYKDENGYTAKESEFHRVTCFNGLAKTVGQYCSKGQLVSVQGRIHYTQWEDKDGVTRYGTEILADKVDFLSRGNGQGDGAGDDNDNTDAPEID, from the coding sequence ATGACCAATATCGCAATCCTCACCGGCCGCATCGCCCGCGATCCTGACACCCGCGAGACCAAGGGTGGCACCAATGTCACCGGGATCACCGTCGTCACCGATCGCCCTGCACGCGACAAGGATGGCAAGACCTACAAGGACGAGAACGGCTACACCGCCAAGGAAAGCGAGTTCCACCGGGTGACCTGCTTCAACGGCCTCGCCAAGACCGTCGGCCAGTACTGCTCCAAAGGCCAGCTGGTAAGTGTCCAGGGCCGCATCCACTACACCCAGTGGGAGGACAAGGACGGGGTCACGCGCTACGGCACCGAGATCCTCGCCGACAAGGTCGACTTCCTCTCCCGCGGCAACGGCCAAGGGGACGGAGCTGGCGACGATAACGACAACACCGACGCTCCCGAGATCGACTGA
- a CDS encoding DUF3892 domain-containing protein — protein MTKIKGQNGGPGGRNEHYDVGSRKNVPRRNIVAEIKRGEHPGAHVVKINDKECPRQS, from the coding sequence ATGACGAAAATTAAAGGACAGAACGGTGGCCCGGGCGGCCGGAACGAGCACTATGATGTCGGATCACGCAAGAATGTGCCGCGCCGGAATATCGTGGCAGAAATCAAGCGCGGCGAGCACCCCGGCGCTCATGTCGTGAAGATCAACGACAAGGAATGCCCGCGACAATCCTGA
- a CDS encoding DUF6437 family protein, whose amino-acid sequence MPSQRSAIAALKKLEADREALDQRQRDLEEKAAIELGQMFLGTGIETFSKKGIRKAGELLGKLGEEEGLRRLEAARPAPAREPQTSAG is encoded by the coding sequence ATGCCGTCGCAACGAAGCGCGATTGCCGCATTGAAGAAACTTGAAGCCGACCGGGAAGCGCTCGACCAGCGCCAGCGTGACCTCGAAGAGAAGGCTGCCATTGAGCTGGGCCAGATGTTTCTGGGCACCGGTATCGAGACCTTCTCGAAGAAGGGCATCAGGAAGGCCGGCGAACTGCTCGGCAAGCTGGGCGAGGAAGAAGGCCTGCGGCGGCTGGAAGCAGCGCGTCCTGCTCCCGCTCGCGAGCCCCAGACATCGGCCGGTTAG
- a CDS encoding site-specific integrase, producing the protein MTQYYLKQIIAEELARVIPGEAGKRRSRFDYVLPGFGERIHPSGRKSYVLQRTMGGKQRLITIGDAAILTERIAKDVARRLILRIELGENPADKKQRARKTPTYPAFLQSYWEVAAPTWKPSTREIQNIYRRTHLEHAFPGKFIDEISHADAVRWHAELTRSAGPGAANRAMEILKAMFGKAEAWGYLAEHSNPFRGVKRNRGRKIERFLSHDEMARLGRALADNRAENSVEVAVISLLALTGCRRGEILNLTWGEVQGRKLKLNDSKTGPRIVWLGREARAVLDRFPRGEKDQRVFTFDVLPRSALDWFWRRLRTEAGLEDVRLHDLRHNYASLAARSSETLPMIGNLLGHRHVTTTARYAHLDDGVLLEVAALIGESISLHLPSS; encoded by the coding sequence ATGACCCAGTACTACCTCAAGCAGATCATTGCAGAGGAACTGGCCCGAGTCATACCGGGCGAGGCTGGCAAGCGCCGCTCGAGATTCGACTATGTGCTTCCCGGCTTTGGTGAGCGGATTCATCCATCGGGCCGTAAGAGCTACGTCCTGCAGCGCACGATGGGCGGCAAGCAGCGACTGATCACCATTGGCGACGCCGCCATCCTGACAGAGCGAATTGCCAAGGATGTCGCCCGGCGCCTTATCCTGCGCATCGAGCTTGGCGAGAACCCTGCCGACAAGAAGCAGCGCGCGCGCAAGACGCCGACCTATCCTGCATTTCTGCAATCATACTGGGAGGTCGCGGCGCCGACTTGGAAACCGTCAACGCGCGAAATCCAGAACATTTACCGGCGAACCCACTTGGAGCATGCTTTTCCGGGCAAGTTCATCGACGAGATAAGCCATGCTGATGCTGTGCGCTGGCATGCAGAGCTGACGCGCTCGGCGGGACCAGGAGCGGCCAACCGCGCCATGGAAATTCTCAAAGCCATGTTCGGCAAGGCCGAGGCTTGGGGATACCTGGCTGAGCATTCAAATCCGTTTCGCGGTGTGAAGCGCAACAGGGGACGCAAGATCGAGCGCTTTTTGAGTCACGACGAGATGGCCCGGCTTGGTCGCGCGTTGGCGGACAATCGTGCTGAAAACTCCGTCGAGGTCGCGGTGATCTCGCTTCTCGCGCTCACCGGTTGTCGGCGAGGCGAAATCCTGAATCTCACCTGGGGAGAGGTGCAGGGGCGAAAGCTGAAACTTAATGACTCAAAGACCGGCCCGCGCATTGTCTGGCTTGGTCGGGAGGCGAGGGCGGTGCTTGATCGATTTCCGCGCGGAGAAAAGGACCAGCGCGTTTTCACATTCGACGTTCTGCCAAGATCGGCTTTGGATTGGTTTTGGCGGAGATTGCGGACCGAAGCGGGCCTAGAGGATGTCAGGTTGCATGACCTGAGGCATAACTACGCCAGCCTGGCGGCGCGTTCTTCCGAAACGCTGCCCATGATCGGCAATCTCTTGGGGCACCGGCACGTCACTACTACTGCTCGTTACGCTCACTTGGACGACGGCGTTTTACTCGAGGTTGCAGCTTTGATCGGCGAGAGCATTTCGCTTCACCTGCCAAGTAGCTGA
- a CDS encoding DUF2493 domain-containing protein, whose translation MYNSFTSQLAGLDLSGFTIAPAPFNATDFPCEDAIDQTLAAVWSDLFAMFSDTALEADAEDIAWGVVNLFHRAASRKSTQLDRASDELRVLLASADGSEVHSSNLEEQVERAQAAEASMLAFEQMREAAAALYRDETGSSWKPVSGSRTSHSRHLTSAVIDARDFLRARAENRRHALIPEGTPVVFAGGRQSFENAEDARAYADNIWATLDKVRDVVPDLFLVHGGDGKGADRLAASWAERREVQQLTYSLDRRLGARAGFKRNEQMLSLNPRYVVAFPGNGVSERLVIDAKARRITVVDRRGPLGTSPRGG comes from the coding sequence ATGTATAACAGCTTTACATCCCAGCTTGCCGGCCTTGACCTGTCCGGCTTTACCATTGCACCTGCGCCTTTCAACGCAACCGACTTTCCCTGCGAAGACGCCATCGACCAGACGCTGGCCGCAGTCTGGTCCGACCTCTTTGCGATGTTCTCCGACACTGCGTTGGAGGCCGATGCCGAGGATATTGCCTGGGGCGTGGTCAATCTCTTCCACCGCGCAGCCAGCCGCAAGTCGACCCAGCTGGACCGAGCCAGCGACGAGTTACGGGTCCTGCTCGCATCCGCCGATGGTTCCGAAGTGCATTCGAGCAATCTGGAAGAGCAGGTCGAGCGCGCGCAGGCTGCCGAAGCCAGCATGCTGGCCTTCGAGCAGATGCGCGAGGCTGCGGCAGCACTCTATCGCGACGAGACCGGGTCTTCATGGAAGCCCGTTTCCGGCTCGCGCACGAGCCATTCGCGCCACCTTACCTCAGCGGTGATCGATGCGCGCGATTTCCTTCGCGCACGCGCGGAAAATCGTCGTCATGCCCTGATCCCGGAAGGCACTCCCGTCGTCTTTGCCGGTGGTCGTCAGAGCTTCGAGAACGCCGAGGATGCGCGTGCCTATGCCGACAATATCTGGGCGACGCTGGACAAGGTTCGCGATGTGGTTCCCGATCTCTTCCTGGTCCATGGCGGCGACGGCAAGGGTGCCGATCGCCTGGCAGCGAGTTGGGCCGAACGCCGCGAGGTTCAGCAACTGACCTATTCGCTCGATCGTCGTCTCGGTGCCCGCGCCGGGTTCAAGCGCAACGAGCAGATGCTCTCGCTAAATCCACGTTATGTCGTCGCCTTTCCGGGCAATGGCGTATCCGAACGGCTTGTGATTGATGCCAAGGCTCGCCGGATCACCGTGGTCGATCGCCGCGGTCCGCTGGGAACATCCCCACGGGGCGGCTAA
- a CDS encoding RES family NAD+ phosphorylase, with product MSTPTALASEFRCYRRAVWRVVEAQHRISTNRLTGDLAEQHRLEELADSAKPDLPKAAQGLHYLLASPFRYGHTVASRFRRPIERPGIFYASEAERTAIAETAYWRLRFFSRSPGFVHGNRTSEYLSFSVPLAITRLLDLTKSPFDAQRERWTEPVDYSACQDIAAKVREAEGQAIRAQSVREPNGFNVALFDPACFGQSAPDHGRGWHLRLEGKRLTAIAAFPHGDVLAYTPEQFGLPSLG from the coding sequence ATGTCGACGCCTACCGCGCTCGCGTCTGAGTTTCGCTGCTATCGCCGGGCTGTGTGGCGCGTGGTGGAGGCCCAGCACCGGATTTCCACCAATAGGCTGACGGGTGACCTTGCCGAGCAACATCGGCTCGAGGAACTGGCAGATAGCGCCAAGCCCGATCTGCCGAAGGCAGCACAGGGGCTCCACTATCTGCTCGCTTCTCCTTTTCGCTATGGTCACACAGTGGCCAGCCGTTTTCGCCGGCCGATCGAGCGGCCCGGTATCTTCTACGCCAGTGAAGCCGAGCGCACGGCTATTGCCGAGACCGCGTACTGGCGTCTTCGTTTCTTCAGCCGCTCACCGGGCTTTGTGCACGGCAACCGCACCAGCGAGTACCTGAGCTTTTCTGTGCCTCTAGCCATCACCCGTTTGCTAGACCTCACAAAGTCTCCCTTCGATGCGCAGCGAGAGCGATGGACCGAGCCGGTCGACTACTCCGCCTGCCAGGACATCGCAGCAAAAGTACGCGAGGCGGAAGGGCAGGCCATTCGCGCGCAATCGGTGCGAGAGCCAAATGGCTTCAATGTCGCGCTCTTTGATCCTGCTTGCTTTGGCCAGTCTGCACCCGATCACGGACGGGGCTGGCACCTTCGTCTTGAGGGCAAGCGCCTGACCGCGATAGCCGCCTTTCCGCATGGCGATGTTCTGGCGTACACGCCTGAACAGTTCGGACTGCCATCGCTCGGCTGA